The following are encoded in a window of Castanea sativa cultivar Marrone di Chiusa Pesio chromosome 5, ASM4071231v1 genomic DNA:
- the LOC142637283 gene encoding zinc finger BED domain-containing protein DAYSLEEPER-like, producing the protein MEIDDPITPTDNYEPLYLEAQPNKRRRKKSIVWEHFTLETVGPGNTRACCKLCKKSFAYISGSKLAGTSHLKRHISLGICPVFRQRNLQVPNTPGSRTGGPGTATDPPKKRQRVSQGAARISFDQDRCNREIAKMVILHEYPLHIVEHSGFSDFVRSLQPQFSMLSFDTVQGECVAVYLKEKQNLLNLISGIHGHVSLTLDLWTSNQTLGYVFLTGHFIDADWNLQRRILNVATVPSPESDYAFNQAVMACLSDWHLEGRMFTLTVDQSLSNETVIGNLRGLLSVRNPFMLNGQLLIGNCYARVLSRLSQDALGAMRETIQKIRDSVKYVKTSESHEDKFIELKQQLQVPSSKNLLVDDQTMWNTTYHMLVAACELKEVFSCLDTVDPDYKIAPSMEEWKQVETLCTYLKHLYDAALILTDLSYPAANTFFHEVSKIHIELTHAAMSEDPFVSNLIRPLQEKFDKYWKDCYLVLAIAVVLDPRFKMKLVEFNFNKMYDEHAESWIRAVNDSVHELFLEYIAQALPLPALEEGNEGVIKTETSQDGFQEGNLVSTVDGLSDFEIYINEITSSQHMKSELDQYLEESLLPREHEFDILGWWKLNKLKYPTLSRMASDILSIPVCTVGPDSVFDTELRKMDNYRNSLGPMTLEALICAKDWLQCGLSPSTTNTTATPEISKAIVKMEV; encoded by the coding sequence ATGGAGATAGATGACCCTATTACCCCGACAGATAACTATGAACCACTCTATTTAGAAGCACAGCCTAATAAGCGTAGGAGAAAGAAGTCTATTGTCTGGGAGCACTTCACCTTAGAAACTGTTGGACCTGGAAATACTAGGGCATGCTGTAAGCTATGCAAAAAATCTTTCGCTTACATCTCTGGCTCAAAGCTAGCAGGCACCAGCCACCTCAAACGGCACATTTCCTTGGGAATCTGCCCAGTATTTCGCCAGAGAAATCTGCAAGTGCCAAATACACCAGGCTCCAGAACTGGTGGTCCAGGAACTGCAACTGATCCACCAAAAAAGCGCCAGAGAGTGAGCCAAGGAGCTGCAAGAATCAGTTTTGATCAGGACCGCTGCAACCGTGAGATTGCTAAGATGGTCATTCTGCACGAATATCCACTTCACATTGTTGAACATTCTGGTTTCAGTGACTTTGTCCGGTCTCTGCAACCTCAGTTCAGTATGTTGAGCTTTGATACCGTTCAAGGGGAATGTGTGGCTGTATACCTGAAGGAGAAACAAAACCTCCTGAATCTTATAAGTGGCATTCATGGACATGTCAGTCTTACATTGGATTTATGGACGTCAAATCAAACTTTAGGCTATGTGTTTCTAACAGGTCATTTCATTGATGCCGATTGGAATCTACAGCGCCGGATCCTTAATGTTGCTACAGTTCCTTCTCCTGAGTCAGATTATGCATTCAATCAAGCTGTTATGGCTTGCCTATCTGATTGGCATTTGGAGGGCCGGATGTTTACCCTCACAGTGGATCAATCCTTATCAAATGAAACTGTAATTGGAAATCTAAGAGGCCTTCTTTCTGTCAGGAACCCATTCATGCTCAATGGTCAGTTATTAATAGGGAATTGCTATGCTCGTGTTCTCAGTCGTCTTTCACAAGATGCACTAGGGGCAATGAGGGAGACGATCCAAAAAATTCGTGACAGTGTCAAGTATGTGAAAACTTCAGAATCACATGAAGATAAATTTATCGAGCTGAAGCAACAACTTCAAGTCCCTAGCTCAAAAAACCTTTTAGTTGATGATCAAACTATGTGGAACACAACTTATCACATGCTAGTAGCTGCATGTGAATTGAAGGAAGTTTTTAGTTGCTTGGATACCGTTGATCCTGATTACAAGATAGCTCCATCAATGGAGGAGTGGAAGCAGGTAGAAACTCTCTGCACATACTTGAAGCATTTGTACGATGCAGCTCTCATTTTAACTGACCTAAGTTACCCGGCCGCTAATACATTCTTCCATGAAGTGTCAAAAATTCATATAGAGCTGACACATGCAGCCATGAGCGAGGATCCCTTTGTCAGCAACTTGATCAGACCATTGCaagaaaaatttgataaatattgGAAAGACTGCTATCTGGTTTTAGCAATAGCTGTAGTTTTGGATCCAAGGTTCAAAATGAAGCTTGTGGAGTTCAACTTCAACAAGATGTACGATGAGCATGCTGAATCATGGATTAGGGCTGTTAATGATAGTGTTCATGAACTCTTTCTAGAATATATTGCTCAAGCACTTCCGTTACCGGCACTCGAAGAAGGTAATGAGGGTGTCATCAAAACAGAGACATCACAAGATGGATTTCAAGAAGGAAACCTTGTTTCTACTGTGGATGGGCTCTCGGATTTTGAAATCTATATCAATGAGATTACAAGTAGCCAGCATATGAAGTCGGAGCTAGATCAatacttggaagaatctctttTGCCTCGGGAACATGAGTTCGACATTTTAGGTTGGTGGaaactaaataaattgaagTACCCAACTCTATCAAGAATGGCTTCTGATATTTTGTCAATACCAGTATGTACTGTTGGTCCTGATTCTGTGTTTGACACTGAATTAAGAAAGATGGATAACTACAGGAATTCATTGGGTCCCATGACACTTGAGGCCCTTATTTGTGCCAAAGATTGGCTTCAGTGTGGATTatcaccatcaacaacaaaTACAACAGCAACACCTGAGATTTCTAAAGCAATTGTGAAAATGGAAGTCTAG